A portion of the Cellulophaga algicola DSM 14237 genome contains these proteins:
- a CDS encoding helix-turn-helix domain-containing protein has protein sequence MKESQKIEQYHLHKAHPNKLQFQLHDLKSYRKKNPEKAAIPHSHSYYQLLWFFNAGGTHTVDFNSYEIKENMVLFTNKDQIHFFDDNLDVEGWLIHFNESFFMHSDVDIFLKYNIFNIEQNPCYLLDSNTVKIATHHIELIEKELPNKLSFGHEDMIRFLLKSLLITMERIHYADQSRKLQINNHYERQFFKFKDLIEVHYKNGLAISDYANLLNTSAKTLTTITKSVVDKAPSALIKERIVLEAKRLLKFTNLPINEVAFRLGFEDDSYFVKYFKRAIGMSPKAYRTTIS, from the coding sequence GTGAAAGAATCTCAAAAAATAGAGCAATACCACCTACATAAAGCGCACCCCAATAAGTTGCAGTTTCAGTTGCATGATTTAAAAAGTTATCGAAAAAAAAATCCAGAAAAAGCAGCCATACCCCATTCACATAGTTACTATCAATTATTATGGTTTTTCAATGCAGGAGGTACGCATACCGTAGATTTCAATTCGTATGAGATTAAAGAGAACATGGTGCTTTTCACGAATAAAGATCAGATTCATTTTTTTGATGATAACCTAGATGTAGAAGGTTGGTTAATTCATTTTAATGAAAGTTTTTTTATGCATTCAGATGTTGATATTTTTTTGAAATATAACATTTTCAATATCGAGCAAAACCCTTGCTATTTATTGGATAGCAATACGGTGAAAATTGCAACACATCATATCGAATTAATAGAAAAAGAATTGCCCAATAAACTAAGTTTTGGTCATGAAGATATGATTCGTTTTTTACTGAAATCCCTACTAATAACCATGGAGCGTATTCATTATGCGGATCAAAGTAGAAAGCTGCAGATAAATAACCATTATGAGCGGCAGTTTTTTAAATTTAAAGACCTAATTGAAGTCCATTATAAAAACGGATTAGCAATAAGCGACTATGCCAATTTGCTAAATACTTCGGCTAAAACCTTGACCACCATTACTAAAAGTGTGGTCGATAAAGCACCATCAGCGTTGATTAAAGAACGTATAGTATTGGAAGCTAAACGATTATTGAAATTTACGAATTTACCTATAAATGAAGTAGCATTTCGTTTAGGTTTTGAGGACGACTCCTATTTTGTAAAATATTTTAAACGCGCTATAGGGATGTCTCCTAAGGCGTATAGAACTACTATTTCTTAG